The sequence below is a genomic window from Coffea arabica cultivar ET-39 chromosome 8e, Coffea Arabica ET-39 HiFi, whole genome shotgun sequence.
TTCAGTCCCTCAGATCGAAAATGATCAATTTTAGTCCttatcaaataaaaaatgatcaaTTTGAGTCCCTTTTCACTTTTCCGATTGATTTTTGCCCGGAATATCTCACGCGCACACCACGTGGCCAACTTTTCAAGGGTAAAAATGCCAAACCACTTATCTGTtgaccaaaaccaaaatgtaaaGGACGAATACTTCCCAAAAAAATCTCCATTTGGGTACTAACTCACCGTTCCATCTCCGATTCCTCTCAACCCAAACAATAAAACTTAATTATCACTACCCACTACCCAGCAGCGGACTGATGTTGATGAAAAGGAGCGTTAGTGACTAAAGCGAAGAAGAAACAAGCATACCAGAGTGATGGACGAAGAAGACATTCAATGGATCCCAAATTACAGTATGTTTTTCTAAACCCTAAACTGTAAAATTTATGGAATGATGTCAGATACTATGTGAATAGTTTAAATACAGTTGCAATAAGCATGATTTGTGCAGTTAAGAAGCATTATTATATTGATTAGGGTTGCTGGTGGTCAATTTTATGTATTAAATTGTTGTAAGTACATGTGGTCCCTTGTATTGTGTTGTGTTGTCGCTTTACATAGATGGACTGTCGGTCCcaaaacaatttttttgttgttaaCTGTCTCCTAAATGGTTGGCAGATGCTATGAATCGATTTTCCATTAGGGTCCACTATGGAGGTGAATTCACTGAGTTGCCGAACAAAGAATACCGCGGGGGTAGTGTAAAAATTGTTGACTGTTGCAATCCTGACAGATGGTCTATATGTACACTTGATAGGGTTGCAGAAAAACTGGGTTATCCTGAGTTTACTGTAATATACTATTACTTAATACCCGGGAAGAACATGGAGGATGGGTTAGTGTATGTGTTATGTGAAGATGTTGCTCAGGATTTGGCTAGAGACGGAGTGAAATATGGTTTGGTTGATGTATACTTTGTGCACTTAAAAACCTACTCAATAAGTGAATGTGAAGCTGGACCATGTAAACCAAAAGAGGGGACTGATCCTAAGGAAAATCAACAGGGTAGTAAGGTGCATGAAGAACCTTCTGATGTAGAAGAAATAATGATGACTAATATTCCTGTAACTCAATCTGAAAATGAGGGTGAAAAGGATAGCATAGGTGCTGGTGAGTCAGGAGCTAATAAACACATAGAGGAAGCAGCCATAGGAGAGAACTTAGGTGAAATGCTTTCAGAAGTTGACATTAGAGTTGCTGATAAAGGGGATAGTGCAGCAAATATAGGAGGGCCTGAtcagaattttagaaaagaacAAGATTGGACAAACTCAGAAGTACAGAATACAGGAAAAAATGCACCTTCTACtaataaatcaccaaaagagAAATCATTAAAGAAAAAATCCTCAACAAATAAAGAGCAGACTGAAAAAGttgagagaaagaagaagagtaAGAAGGAGACACATGCTGAGGAAGATGAGGAATCTGCTGATGGTGACAAGTTCATTGATAGTGACTATGAGTTCAGTGATGAAGAAGACATAGTAAAATCTGTTAAAGACAGAAAAGCTGAATGGgagaaaattgtcaaaaattgcAAATCAAATAAGAGTACAAAGGAGAGAACATGTCAAGTGGAGAATGCTGAGATGGAAGAAGATACTACTGACTCAGATGAATTTGATAGTTGGTGTGActcagaagaaaaagaagatcagCCAAGAAAAAGAGCtaagtttccaaaatttaacCCTGAAACTGATATGATTGATCCCAAATTTGAGGTTGGGCAGATTTTTACTTGTAAGCAGTTGTTCATGAAGGCATGCAAGAGCCATGGAGTGGTTCACGGAAGGAAGATAAAATTCAGTAAAAATGATGGCAGAAGAGCTACGGCTTATTGCAAGGACTGTAGCTTGAAAGTTTCTACAGCTGTTATGCTAGACAAAAAGacttttcaaatcaagagcATGCAAGGTAAACACAGTTGTGGGAGGACATTTGACCACGGACTAGCAAATTCAACTTTTTTGGTTGATAGATACAAAAAGGAGCTGACTGCCATGACCGACATGAAGGTGAGTACGCTCACAGATAAAGTGAAGACTGATGTTAATGTCAACATCTCTAGGTGGCAAGCTTATAGAACTAAGAAAAAGGCAGAGAGTTTAGTTAATGGTGAACATGAAGCCCAATACAACAAACTAAGAAACTATTGTAGGGAAGTAAAGAGGGCTAATCCTGGCTCAAATGTTTTCATGACCACTGTTGAAAATGATGAGGGAGAAGATAGGTTTGAGAGGTTGTATATTTGTCTCAATGCATGCAAGACAGGCTTTTTAAGTGGTTGTAGGCCTGTTGTCGGGTTAGATGGCTGCCATCTTAGAGGGCCCCACAAGGGTGTGTTGCTTACAGCTGTAGGAATTGACCCCAATGATCAG
It includes:
- the LOC140013064 gene encoding uncharacterized protein, with protein sequence MEDGLVYVLCEDVAQDLARDGVKYGLVDVYFVHLKTYSISECEAGPCKPKEGTDPKENQQGSKVHEEPSDVEEIMMTNIPVTQSENEGEKDSIGAGESGANKHIEEAAIGENLGEMLSEVDIRVADKGDSAANIGGPDQNFRKEQDWTNSEVQNTGKNAPSTNKSPKEKSLKKKSSTNKEQTEKVERKKKSKKETHAEEDEESADGDKFIDSDYEFSDEEDIVKSVKDRKAEWEKIVKNCKSNKSTKERTCQVENAEMEEDTTDSDEFDSWCDSEEKEDQPRKRAKFPKFNPETDMIDPKFEVGQIFTCKQLFMKACKSHGVVHGRKIKFSKNDGRRATAYCKDCSLKVSTAVMLDKKTFQIKSMQGKHSCGRTFDHGLANSTFLVDRYKKELTAMTDMKVSTLTDKVKTDVNVNISRWQAYRTKKKAESLVNGEHEAQYNKLRNYCREVKRANPGSNVFMTTVENDEGEDRFERLYICLNACKTGFLSGCRPVVGLDGCHLRGPHKGVLLTAVGIDPNDQLYPIAYAVVEIENKLTWKWFVGELLNDLQIRDENHWTIITDKQKGLIQAIQDLLPDVEHRMCVRHMYNNFKKLHGGLALKERIWALARAPYKNLFKALMEALKAVDEGAFQWLVDNTTPQQWSRAYFRTSPKCDILLNNLCESFNSSILEARERPILGMLETIRLYLMVRMEHKREWMKKNTGKVCPKILKKLEKVKTGSSACIATPSGDWNYEVRCMYG